The Bos taurus isolate L1 Dominette 01449 registration number 42190680 breed Hereford chromosome 13, ARS-UCD2.0, whole genome shotgun sequence genome contains a region encoding:
- the COL20A1 gene encoding collagen alpha-1(XX) chain isoform X1, whose protein sequence is MSVRVRPHLGVGLCLYLSVTLGLSQGQASGRLRLAVLPEDRLQMKWRESEGSSLGYLVQVKPRAGDPEQEVMLTTKTPKATVGGLSPSKGYTLQIFELTGSGNILLARREFVIEDLKSNSVSRSSQRPLGATLEPTPSLVGSPDLEPPGALAPSQDPPTLGGAKSGDGVPGEEQHPPRGPTGEGPAQPTPDLEGPNHARTSAGGRGKPGRPQFRCTPPMPVDMIFLVDGSWSIGHSHFQQVKDFLASVIEPFEIGPGKVQVGLTQYSGAPQTEWDLNAFGTKEEVLNAVHNLHYRGGNTFTGLALTHVLEQNLKPRAGLRPEAAKLVILVTDGKSQDDAHTAGHVLKGLGVDIFAVGVKNADETELRLLASQPLDITVHNVQDFPQLSTLSGLLSRLICQKVQGRSPRGSPATPALDPPPAPTRLVLTQVTSSSVLLSWSPAPQPPLKYLIVWRPSKGGTPREVVVEGPTSSAQLHNLTSSTEYLVSVFPLYKAGVGEGLQGLATTAPLPPPQALTLAAVTPKTVRLTWQPSAEATQYLVRWSPASPKGEEERREVRVGRPEVLLDGLAPGRDYDVWVQSLRGAEISEAQGIRARTPALTTPRHLSFSDVSHDSARVSWEGTARPVRLFRVSYISGKGGHSGQTEVPGNATSAILGPLSSSTTYMVRVTCLYPGGSSSTLTSRLTTRKVPSPSQLSVTELPGDEVRLEWAAAAVSGVLVYQITWMPLGEGKAREISVPGNLGTAILPGLGRHSEYEITILAYYRDGARSDPVSLRYTPVSRSPPSNLALASESPDSLRVSWTPPSSHVLHYRLSYALASGSGPEKSISIPGPGSHVTIPDLLAATKYRVLVSAIYGAGESVAVSATGRTAACPALHLDGSLPGFDLMAAFGLVEKEYASIRGVAMEPSAFGPTRTFTLFKDSQLTRRASDIHLATLPPEHTVVFLLRLLPETPREAFALWQVASEDFQPILGVLLDAGRKSLTYFNRDPRATLQEVTFDLPEVRRIFFGSFHKVHVAVGRARVRLYVDCRKVAERPIGEAGGLPAAGFVMLGRLAKARGPRSSSASFQLQVLQLVCNDSWAEEDRCCELPASKEGESCPAFPSACACSSQTPGPPGPQGPPGLPGRNGAPGEQGFPGPRGEPGPPGQMGPEGPGGQQGSPGTQGRTIQGPVGPPGVKGEKGDHGHPGLQGHPGLQGTPGKIGIQGPKGMRGLEGTAGLPGPPGPRGFQGTSGARGSNGERGPPGAVGPTGLPGPKGERGEKGEPQSLATIYQLVGQACESAIQTHVLKLHACTHESTRPPMPILEAPRALGTSNKARLPGEGGHGGPHPGDRGRSPCCLK, encoded by the exons ATGAGCGTCCGCGTGCGCCCTCACCTCGGAGTCGGCCTCTGTCTGTATCTGAGTGTCACCCTGGGGCTCAGCCAGGGACAAG CGAGTGGCCGCCTGAGGCTGGCGGTGCTGCCTGAGGACCGGCTGCAGATGAAGTGGAGAGAGTCAGAAGGGAGCAGCCTCGGCTACCTGGTGCAGGTGAAGCCCAGGGCAG GGGACCCAGAGCAGGAGGTGATGCTGACCACCAAGACCCCCAAGGCCACTGTGGGGGGCCTGAGCCCCTCCAAGGGGTACACCTTGCAGATCTTCGAGCTCACTGGCTCAGGGAACATCCTGCTGGCTCGCAGGGAGTTTGTGA TCGAGGATCTGAAGAGTAACTCTGTGAGCAGGAGCAGCCAGAGGCCACTGGGGGCAACCCTGGAGCCCACCCCTTCCCTTGTGGGGAGCCCAGACCTTGAGCCCCCAGGGGCCCTGGCCCCAAGCCAAGATCCACCCACGCTTGGTGGAGCCAAGTCAGGGGACG GAGTACCTGGTGAGGAGCAgcacccacccaggggccccacaGGGGAGGGCCCTGCTCAGCCCACCCCAGACCTGGAGGGGCCGAACCACGCCAGGACCTCAGCTGGAGGGAGAGGGAAGCCAG gcagACCCCAGTTCCGCTGCACACCCCCCATGCCTGTGGACATGATCTTCCTGGTGGATGGGTCCTGGAGTATAGGCCACAGTCACTTCCAGCAGGTCAAAGACTTCCTGGCCAGCGTCATCGAGCCCTTTGAAATTGGGCCGGGCAAAGTCCAAGTAG GTCTGACTCAGTACAGTGGAGCCCCCCAGACCGAGTGGGACCTGAATGCCTTTGGCACCAAGGAGGAGGTGTTGAATGCTGTGCACAACCTCCActacagaggaggaaacacaTTCACAG GCCTGGCCCTGACCCACGTGCTGGAGCAGAACCTGAAGCCCAGAGCAGGTCTCCGTCCAGAGGCGGCCAAGCTGGTGATTCTGGTGACAGATGGCAAGTCCCAGGATGATGCCCACACTGCTGGCCACGTGCTCAAGGGTCTGGGTGTCGACATCTTTGCTGTGG GCGTGAAGAATGCCGACGAAACCGAGTTGAGGCTCCTGGCATCCCAGCCGCTGGACATCACCGTCCACAATGTGCAGGACTTCCCCCAGCTCAGCACACTCTCCGGCCTACTCAGCCGGCTCATCTGCCAGAAGGTCCAGGGCAGGAGCCCGCGTGGGAGCCCAG CTACACCGGCCCTGGATCCCCCTCCTGCTCCCACAAGGCTGGTCCTGACCCAAGTGACCTCCTCCAGCGTCCTCTTGTCCTGGAGCCCGGCCCCACAGCCGCCCCTCAAGTACCTGATTGTGTGGAGGCCTTCCAAGGGCGGCACCCCCAGGGAG GTGGTGGTGGAAGGGCCCACCTCGTCAGCACAGCTGCACAACCTGACCTCCAGCACCGAGTACCTGGTCTCTGTGTTCCCCCTCTACAAGGCTGGCGTCGGCGAGGGCCTGCAGGGCCTGGCGACCACAG cacccctgcccccaccccaggcgcTGACCCTGGCTGCAGTGACACCCAAAACTGTCCGCCTCACCTGGCAGCCCTCGGCAGAGGCCACCCAGTACCTGGTGCGGTGGTCACCTGCCTCCCCCAAGGgcgaggaggagaggagagag GTGCGGGTGGGGCGGCCGGAGGTGCTGCTGGATGGCCTGGCCCCGGGCAGGGACTATGACGTGTGGGTGCAGAGCCTTCGAGGGGCAGAGATCAGTGAGGCCCAGGGCATCCGTGCCAGGACCC CCGCCCTGACCACCCCCAGACACCTGAGCTTCTCAGACGTGAGTCATGATTCAGCCCGCGTGTCCTGGGAGGGCACCGCAAGACCTGTGCGCCTGTTCAGGGTCAGCTACATCTCGGGCAAGGGAGGCCACTCGGGACAG ACAGAGGTTCCTGGGAACGCCACCTCAGCCATCCTGGGGCCCCTCTCCTCCTCTACCACCTACATGGTCCGCGTCACCTGTCTCTACCCTGGGGGCAGCTCCTCTACCCTGACCAGCCGCCTGACCACAC GGAAAGTCCCCAGCCCGAGCCAGCTGTCGGTGACAGAACTGCCTGGGGACGAAGTCCGGCTCGAGTGGGCGGCCGCGGCGGTGTCCGGCGTGCTTGTCTACCAGATCACGTGGATGCCCCTGGGAGAGGGGAAGGCCCGTGAG ATTTCTGTCCCGGGGAACCTGGGCACGGCCATCCTGCCTGGCCTGGGGAGGCACTCAGAGTATGAGATCACCATCCTGGCCTACTACCGGGACGGGGCCCGCAGTGACCCTGTGTCCCTCCGTTACACCCCCG TCAGCCGGAGCCCACCCTCCAACCTGGCCTTGGCCTCAGAGTCGCCTGACAGCCTGCGGGTCAGCTGGACGCCCCCGAGCAGTCACGTGCTCCACTACCGGCTCTCCTACGCGCTGGCCTCAGGCTCTGGACCCGAGAAGTCG atCTCCATTCCAGGACCCGGGAGCCACGTGACGATCCCTGACCTGCTGGCGGCTACCAAGTACCGGGTCCTGGTCTCAGCCATCTATGGAGCAGGGGAGAGCGTGGCGGTGTCTGCCACAGGCCGGACGG CAGCCTGCCCGGCCCTCCACCTGGATGGCTCCCTCCCAG GCTTTGACCTGATGGCGGCCTTCGGGCTGGTGGAGAAAGAATATGCCTCCATCCGCGGCGTGGCCATGGAGCCCTCGGCCTTTGGCCCCACCAGGACGTTCACACTCTTCAAGGACTCTCAGCTGACCCGGCGGGCCAG CGACATCCACCTGGCCACCCTGCCCCCGGAGCACACAGTCGTCTTCCTCCTGCGCCTGCTCCCTGAGACTCCCCGAGAGGCCTTTGCATTGTGGCAGGTGGCAAGCGAGGACTTCCAGCCCATCCTCGGGGTTCTGCTGGACG CCGGCAGGAAGTCGCTGACCTACTTCAACCGTGACCCCAGGGCCACCTTGCAGGAGGTCACCTTTGACCTGCCTGAAGTGAGGAGGATATTCTTTGGGAGTTTCCACAAG GTGCATGTGGCCGTGGGCCGAGCCAGGGTCAGGCTCTACGTGGACTGCCGGAAGGTGGCCGAGAGGCCCATCGGGGAGGCCGGCGGCCTGCCTGCTGCCGGCTTCGTCATGCTGGGCAGGTTGGCCAAAGCCCGGGGCCCCCGGAGCAGCTCCGCCTCG TTCCAGCTCCAGGTGCTACAGCTCGTGTGCAATGACTCGTGGGCAGAGGAGGACAGGTGCTGTGAGCTCCCAGCATCG AAGGAGGGAGAGTCCTGTCCTGCCTTCCCATCTGCCTGTGCATGTTCCTCACAGACCCCTGGGCCCCCAGGCCCCCAAGGACCTCCG GGCCTCCCCGGGCGGAACGGAGCCCCAGGAGAGCAAGGCTTCCCAGGGCCCAGG GGAGAGCCCGGGCCACCTGGACAGATGGGACCCGAGGGTCCTGGGGGTCAGCAGGGGTCACCGGGCACCCAGGGCCGCACCATCCAGGGACCCGTG GGTCCGCCAGGGGTCAAAGGAGAGAAGGGGGACCACGGACACCCCGGCTTGCAG GGCCACCCCGGCCTCCAGGGCACCCCCGGGAAGATTGGCATCCAGGGACCGAAG GGAATGAGAGGCCTGGAGGGGACTGCTGGACTGCCTGGCCCCCCAGGCCCTAGG GGCTTCCAAGGTACTTCGGGGGCTAGGGGCAGCAACGGCGAGCGAGGACCCCCAGGGGCCGTGGGGCCCACA GGACTGCCGGGGCCCAAGGGGGAGCGAGGAGAGAAG GGAGAGCCACAGTCCCTGGCCACCATCTACCAGCTCGTGGGCCAGGCTTGCGAGTCCGCCATCCAGA CGCACGTGTTGAAGCTCCATGCCTGCACCCACGAGAGCACCCGGCCCCCCATGCCCATCTTGGAAGCCCCCAGGGCCCTTGGCACAAGCAACAAGGCCcggctccctggagaaggggggcATGGTGGCCCCCACCCTGGGGACAGAG GACGGTCCCCCTGCTGCCTCAAGTGA